Proteins encoded in a region of the Phacochoerus africanus isolate WHEZ1 chromosome 8, ROS_Pafr_v1, whole genome shotgun sequence genome:
- the LOC125133370 gene encoding leukocyte immunoglobulin-like receptor subfamily A member 6 isoform X7 codes for MTGRTSLQGATPWALSVLRAPDSPPAAQPGPQGGDAMTPTLPALLCLGLSVGLGTQVQAGTLPKPTLWAEPGPLVPWYSPVIIWCQGTLEAKEFHLDKEGRQTPWYRLSPLEARDKAKFSIPFTTEAYAGRYRCYYISPTGRSEPSDALELVVTGAYEKPALSALPSPVVASGGNVTLQCGSGHGYERFILTKEGEHKSSWTLDTQRYPNRQTRALFPMGPVTPSHRGTFRCYGSFRDKPQVWSHPSDPLELLVSGDSGKPSLLTPQGPVVASGQSLTLQCCSAISYDRFVLAKEGARDLPQRPAWQPQAGLSQAHFPLGQVSSHPGGRYRCYGGHNLSSLWSAPSDPLDILVAGWFPAIPSLLVQPGSSVAAGQNVTLLCWSWSPMDTFLLSKEGAAHPPLRLRSQPGRAGQNQAQFSMGPVTSAHGGTYRCYGSLSRDPYLLSQPSHPLELVVSGGSQDQPLPPMDSGPRRGLPWYLSLLIGVSVAFVLLLLLLFLLIRHRHRGQDRRRKSGAADREPEDRGLQNSSSPAADAQDQNLYAAMKDTQSEEGAELDHLQNKRMETPRSGCPPRSTTPD; via the exons ATGACAGGGAGGACCAGCCTCCAAGGGGCCACACCCTGGGCCCTGTCTGTCCTGAGGGCGCCTGACTCTCCTCCAGCTGCACAGCCTGGACCACAGGGAGGAGACGCCATGACCCCCAcgctcccagccctgctctgcctcG GGCTGAGTGTGGGCCTGGGGACCCAGGTGCAGGCAG GGACCCTCCCCAAACCCACCCTCTGGGCTGAGCCAGGCCCTCTGGTCCCCTGGTATAGCCCTGTGATCATCTGGTGTCAGGGGACCCTGGAGGCCAAGGAGTTCCATCTGGATAAAGAGGGAAGGCAAACTCCCTGGTACCGACTGAGCCCACTGGAGGCTAGGGACAAGGCCAAGTTCTCCATCCCATTCACAACTGAGGCCTATGCAGGGAGATACCGCTGTTACTATATCAGCCCCACTGGCAGGTCAGAGCCCAGTGATGCGCTAGAGCTGGTGGTGACAG GAGCCTATGAGAAACCCGCCctctcagccctgcccagccctgtggTGGCCTCAGGAGGGAATGTGACCCTCCAGTGTGGCTCAGGGCACGGATATGAGAGGTTCATTCTGACTAAGGAAGGAGAACACAAGTCCTCCTGGACTCTGGACACACAGAGATACCCTAATAGGCAGACCCGGGCCCTGTTTCCTATGGGCCCCGTGACCCCCAGCCACAGGGGGACATTCAGATGCTATGGCTCTTTCAGAGACAAACCCCAGGTGTGGTCACACCCCAGTGACCCCCTGGAGCTCCTGGTCTCAG GGGACTCTGGGAAGCCCTCCCTCCTGACCCCGCAGGGCCCTGTTGTGGCCTCTGGACAGAGCCTGACCCTCCAGTGTTGCTCTGCCATCAGCTACGACAGGTTCGTTCTAGCCAAGGAGGGGGCACGGGACCTCCCCCAGCGCCCTGCCTGGCAGCCCCAGGCTGGGCTCTCTCAGGCCCACTTCCCCCTGGGCCAGGTGAGCAGCCACCCTGGGGGCCGGTACAGATGCTACGGTGGACACAACCTCTCCTCCCTGTGGTCGGCCCCCAGTGACCCCCTGGACATCCTGGTGGCAG GATGGTTCCCTGCCATACCCTCCCTCTTGGTGCAGCCGGGCTCCTCGGTGGCTGCAGGACAGAACGTGACCCTGCTGTGTTGGTCATGGAGTCCGATGGACACTTTCCTTCTGTCCAAGGAGGGGGCGGCCCACCCCCCGCTGCGTCTTAGGTCACAGCCGGGCAGAGCTGGGCAGAACCAGGCCCAGTTCTCCATGGGTCCTGTGACCTCAGCCCACGGGGGCACCTACAGGTGCTACGGCTCACTCAGCAGGGACCCCTACCTGCTGTCACAGCCCAGTCACCCCCTGGAGCTCGTGGTCTCAG GAGGCTCCCAGGAtcagcccctcccccccatggACTCAGGCCCCCGCAGGG GCCTCCCATGGTACCTGAGCCTTCTGATCGGGGTCTCGGTGGCCTTCgtcctgctgctgctcctcctcttcctcctcatccgACACCGACACCGGGGTCAGGACAGACGCAGGAAGTCAG GGGCTGCAGACCGGGAGCCTGAGGACAGAGGCCTGCAGAACAG CTCCAGCCCAGCCGCCGACGCCCAGGACCAGAACCTCT ATGCTGCCATGAAGGACACACAGTCTGAGGAGGGGGCGGAGCTGGACCATCTG CAGAACAAGCGCATGGAGACCCCCAGGAGCGGATGTCCGCCCAGGTCAACCACTCCAGATTGA
- the LOC125133370 gene encoding leukocyte immunoglobulin-like receptor subfamily A member 6 isoform X9: MTGRTSLQGATPWALSVLRAPDSPPAAQPGPQGGDAMTPTLPALLCLGLSVGLGTQVQAGTLPKPTLWAEPGPLVPWYSPVIIWCQGTLEAKEFHLDKEGRQTPWYRLSPLEARDKAKFSIPFTTEAYAGRYRCYYISPTGRSEPSDALELVVTGAYEKPALSALPSPVVASGGNVTLQCGSGHGYERFILTKEGEHKSSWTLDTQRYPNRQTRALFPMGPVTPSHRGTFRCYGSFRDKPQVWSHPSDPLELLVSGDSGKPSLLTPQGPVVASGQSLTLQCCSAISYDRFVLAKEGARDLPQRPAWQPQAGLSQAHFPLGQVSSHPGGRYRCYGGHNLSSLWSAPSDPLDILVAGWFPAIPSLLVQPGSSVAAGQNVTLLCWSWSPMDTFLLSKEGAAHPPLRLRSQPGRAGQNQAQFSMGPVTSAHGGTYRCYGSLSRDPYLLSQPSHPLELVVSGGSQDQPLPPMDSGPRRGLPWYLSLLIGVSVAFVLLLLLLFLLIRHRHRGQDRRRKSAPAQPPTPRTRTSAAASADAQDVTYAQLSYRTLSQGTTAPPPSQSGEPPAEPSVYAALAIR, translated from the exons ATGACAGGGAGGACCAGCCTCCAAGGGGCCACACCCTGGGCCCTGTCTGTCCTGAGGGCGCCTGACTCTCCTCCAGCTGCACAGCCTGGACCACAGGGAGGAGACGCCATGACCCCCAcgctcccagccctgctctgcctcG GGCTGAGTGTGGGCCTGGGGACCCAGGTGCAGGCAG GGACCCTCCCCAAACCCACCCTCTGGGCTGAGCCAGGCCCTCTGGTCCCCTGGTATAGCCCTGTGATCATCTGGTGTCAGGGGACCCTGGAGGCCAAGGAGTTCCATCTGGATAAAGAGGGAAGGCAAACTCCCTGGTACCGACTGAGCCCACTGGAGGCTAGGGACAAGGCCAAGTTCTCCATCCCATTCACAACTGAGGCCTATGCAGGGAGATACCGCTGTTACTATATCAGCCCCACTGGCAGGTCAGAGCCCAGTGATGCGCTAGAGCTGGTGGTGACAG GAGCCTATGAGAAACCCGCCctctcagccctgcccagccctgtggTGGCCTCAGGAGGGAATGTGACCCTCCAGTGTGGCTCAGGGCACGGATATGAGAGGTTCATTCTGACTAAGGAAGGAGAACACAAGTCCTCCTGGACTCTGGACACACAGAGATACCCTAATAGGCAGACCCGGGCCCTGTTTCCTATGGGCCCCGTGACCCCCAGCCACAGGGGGACATTCAGATGCTATGGCTCTTTCAGAGACAAACCCCAGGTGTGGTCACACCCCAGTGACCCCCTGGAGCTCCTGGTCTCAG GGGACTCTGGGAAGCCCTCCCTCCTGACCCCGCAGGGCCCTGTTGTGGCCTCTGGACAGAGCCTGACCCTCCAGTGTTGCTCTGCCATCAGCTACGACAGGTTCGTTCTAGCCAAGGAGGGGGCACGGGACCTCCCCCAGCGCCCTGCCTGGCAGCCCCAGGCTGGGCTCTCTCAGGCCCACTTCCCCCTGGGCCAGGTGAGCAGCCACCCTGGGGGCCGGTACAGATGCTACGGTGGACACAACCTCTCCTCCCTGTGGTCGGCCCCCAGTGACCCCCTGGACATCCTGGTGGCAG GATGGTTCCCTGCCATACCCTCCCTCTTGGTGCAGCCGGGCTCCTCGGTGGCTGCAGGACAGAACGTGACCCTGCTGTGTTGGTCATGGAGTCCGATGGACACTTTCCTTCTGTCCAAGGAGGGGGCGGCCCACCCCCCGCTGCGTCTTAGGTCACAGCCGGGCAGAGCTGGGCAGAACCAGGCCCAGTTCTCCATGGGTCCTGTGACCTCAGCCCACGGGGGCACCTACAGGTGCTACGGCTCACTCAGCAGGGACCCCTACCTGCTGTCACAGCCCAGTCACCCCCTGGAGCTCGTGGTCTCAG GAGGCTCCCAGGAtcagcccctcccccccatggACTCAGGCCCCCGCAGGG GCCTCCCATGGTACCTGAGCCTTCTGATCGGGGTCTCGGTGGCCTTCgtcctgctgctgctcctcctcttcctcctcatccgACACCGACACCGGGGTCAGGACAGACGCAGGAAGTCAG CTCCAGCCCAGCCGCCGACGCCCAGGACCAGAACCTCT GCTGCTGCATCTGCAGATGCCCAGGACGTGACCTATGCCCAGCTGAGCTACAGGACCCTCAGTCAGGGGACAACggcaccccctccctcccagtcTGGGGAgcccccagcagagcccagcGTGTATGCTGCTCTCGCCATCCGCTAG
- the LOC125133370 gene encoding leukocyte immunoglobulin-like receptor subfamily A member 6 isoform X5, with the protein MTGRTSLQGATPWALSVLRAPDSPPAAQPGPQGGDAMTPTLPALLCLGLSVGLGTQVQAGTLPKPTLWAEPGPLVPWYSPVIIWCQGTLEAKEFHLDKEGRQTPWYRLSPLEARDKAKFSIPFTTEAYAGRYRCYYISPTGRSEPSDALELVVTGAYEKPALSALPSPVVASGGNVTLQCGSGHGYERFILTKEGEHKSSWTLDTQRYPNRQTRALFPMGPVTPSHRGTFRCYGSFRDKPQVWSHPSDPLELLVSGDSGKPSLLTPQGPVVASGQSLTLQCCSAISYDRFVLAKEGARDLPQRPAWQPQAGLSQAHFPLGQVSSHPGGRYRCYGGHNLSSLWSAPSDPLDILVAGWFPAIPSLLVQPGSSVAAGQNVTLLCWSWSPMDTFLLSKEGAAHPPLRLRSQPGRAGQNQAQFSMGPVTSAHGGTYRCYGSLSRDPYLLSQPSHPLELVVSGGSQDQPLPPMDSGPRRGLPWYLSLLIGVSVAFVLLLLLLFLLIRHRHRGQDRRRKSGAADREPEDRGLQNSSSPAADAQDQNLYAAMKDTQSEEGAELDHLAAASADAQDVTYAQLSYRTLSQGTTAPPPSQSGEPPAEPSVYAALAIR; encoded by the exons ATGACAGGGAGGACCAGCCTCCAAGGGGCCACACCCTGGGCCCTGTCTGTCCTGAGGGCGCCTGACTCTCCTCCAGCTGCACAGCCTGGACCACAGGGAGGAGACGCCATGACCCCCAcgctcccagccctgctctgcctcG GGCTGAGTGTGGGCCTGGGGACCCAGGTGCAGGCAG GGACCCTCCCCAAACCCACCCTCTGGGCTGAGCCAGGCCCTCTGGTCCCCTGGTATAGCCCTGTGATCATCTGGTGTCAGGGGACCCTGGAGGCCAAGGAGTTCCATCTGGATAAAGAGGGAAGGCAAACTCCCTGGTACCGACTGAGCCCACTGGAGGCTAGGGACAAGGCCAAGTTCTCCATCCCATTCACAACTGAGGCCTATGCAGGGAGATACCGCTGTTACTATATCAGCCCCACTGGCAGGTCAGAGCCCAGTGATGCGCTAGAGCTGGTGGTGACAG GAGCCTATGAGAAACCCGCCctctcagccctgcccagccctgtggTGGCCTCAGGAGGGAATGTGACCCTCCAGTGTGGCTCAGGGCACGGATATGAGAGGTTCATTCTGACTAAGGAAGGAGAACACAAGTCCTCCTGGACTCTGGACACACAGAGATACCCTAATAGGCAGACCCGGGCCCTGTTTCCTATGGGCCCCGTGACCCCCAGCCACAGGGGGACATTCAGATGCTATGGCTCTTTCAGAGACAAACCCCAGGTGTGGTCACACCCCAGTGACCCCCTGGAGCTCCTGGTCTCAG GGGACTCTGGGAAGCCCTCCCTCCTGACCCCGCAGGGCCCTGTTGTGGCCTCTGGACAGAGCCTGACCCTCCAGTGTTGCTCTGCCATCAGCTACGACAGGTTCGTTCTAGCCAAGGAGGGGGCACGGGACCTCCCCCAGCGCCCTGCCTGGCAGCCCCAGGCTGGGCTCTCTCAGGCCCACTTCCCCCTGGGCCAGGTGAGCAGCCACCCTGGGGGCCGGTACAGATGCTACGGTGGACACAACCTCTCCTCCCTGTGGTCGGCCCCCAGTGACCCCCTGGACATCCTGGTGGCAG GATGGTTCCCTGCCATACCCTCCCTCTTGGTGCAGCCGGGCTCCTCGGTGGCTGCAGGACAGAACGTGACCCTGCTGTGTTGGTCATGGAGTCCGATGGACACTTTCCTTCTGTCCAAGGAGGGGGCGGCCCACCCCCCGCTGCGTCTTAGGTCACAGCCGGGCAGAGCTGGGCAGAACCAGGCCCAGTTCTCCATGGGTCCTGTGACCTCAGCCCACGGGGGCACCTACAGGTGCTACGGCTCACTCAGCAGGGACCCCTACCTGCTGTCACAGCCCAGTCACCCCCTGGAGCTCGTGGTCTCAG GAGGCTCCCAGGAtcagcccctcccccccatggACTCAGGCCCCCGCAGGG GCCTCCCATGGTACCTGAGCCTTCTGATCGGGGTCTCGGTGGCCTTCgtcctgctgctgctcctcctcttcctcctcatccgACACCGACACCGGGGTCAGGACAGACGCAGGAAGTCAG GGGCTGCAGACCGGGAGCCTGAGGACAGAGGCCTGCAGAACAG CTCCAGCCCAGCCGCCGACGCCCAGGACCAGAACCTCT ATGCTGCCATGAAGGACACACAGTCTGAGGAGGGGGCGGAGCTGGACCATCTG GCTGCTGCATCTGCAGATGCCCAGGACGTGACCTATGCCCAGCTGAGCTACAGGACCCTCAGTCAGGGGACAACggcaccccctccctcccagtcTGGGGAgcccccagcagagcccagcGTGTATGCTGCTCTCGCCATCCGCTAG
- the LOC125133370 gene encoding leukocyte immunoglobulin-like receptor subfamily A member 6 isoform X3, protein MTGRTSLQGATPWALSVLRAPDSPPAAQPGPQGGDAMTPTLPALLCLGLSVGLGTQVQAGTLPKPTLWAEPGPLVPWYSPVIIWCQGTLEAKEFHLDKEGRQTPWYRLSPLEARDKAKFSIPFTTEAYAGRYRCYYISPTGRSEPSDALELVVTGAYEKPALSALPSPVVASGGNVTLQCGSGHGYERFILTKEGEHKSSWTLDTQRYPNRQTRALFPMGPVTPSHRGTFRCYGSFRDKPQVWSHPSDPLELLVSGDSGKPSLLTPQGPVVASGQSLTLQCCSAISYDRFVLAKEGARDLPQRPAWQPQAGLSQAHFPLGQVSSHPGGRYRCYGGHNLSSLWSAPSDPLDILVAGWFPAIPSLLVQPGSSVAAGQNVTLLCWSWSPMDTFLLSKEGAAHPPLRLRSQPGRAGQNQAQFSMGPVTSAHGGTYRCYGSLSRDPYLLSQPSHPLELVVSGGSQDQPLPPMDSGPRRGLPWYLSLLIGVSVAFVLLLLLLFLLIRHRHRGQDRRRKSGAADREPEDRGLQNSSSPAADAQDQNLCCCICRCPGRDLCPAELQDPQSGDNGTPSLPVWGAPSRAQRVCCSRHPLAHEGPRPHIPGTGLQGPQKAWELLAVDTT, encoded by the exons ATGACAGGGAGGACCAGCCTCCAAGGGGCCACACCCTGGGCCCTGTCTGTCCTGAGGGCGCCTGACTCTCCTCCAGCTGCACAGCCTGGACCACAGGGAGGAGACGCCATGACCCCCAcgctcccagccctgctctgcctcG GGCTGAGTGTGGGCCTGGGGACCCAGGTGCAGGCAG GGACCCTCCCCAAACCCACCCTCTGGGCTGAGCCAGGCCCTCTGGTCCCCTGGTATAGCCCTGTGATCATCTGGTGTCAGGGGACCCTGGAGGCCAAGGAGTTCCATCTGGATAAAGAGGGAAGGCAAACTCCCTGGTACCGACTGAGCCCACTGGAGGCTAGGGACAAGGCCAAGTTCTCCATCCCATTCACAACTGAGGCCTATGCAGGGAGATACCGCTGTTACTATATCAGCCCCACTGGCAGGTCAGAGCCCAGTGATGCGCTAGAGCTGGTGGTGACAG GAGCCTATGAGAAACCCGCCctctcagccctgcccagccctgtggTGGCCTCAGGAGGGAATGTGACCCTCCAGTGTGGCTCAGGGCACGGATATGAGAGGTTCATTCTGACTAAGGAAGGAGAACACAAGTCCTCCTGGACTCTGGACACACAGAGATACCCTAATAGGCAGACCCGGGCCCTGTTTCCTATGGGCCCCGTGACCCCCAGCCACAGGGGGACATTCAGATGCTATGGCTCTTTCAGAGACAAACCCCAGGTGTGGTCACACCCCAGTGACCCCCTGGAGCTCCTGGTCTCAG GGGACTCTGGGAAGCCCTCCCTCCTGACCCCGCAGGGCCCTGTTGTGGCCTCTGGACAGAGCCTGACCCTCCAGTGTTGCTCTGCCATCAGCTACGACAGGTTCGTTCTAGCCAAGGAGGGGGCACGGGACCTCCCCCAGCGCCCTGCCTGGCAGCCCCAGGCTGGGCTCTCTCAGGCCCACTTCCCCCTGGGCCAGGTGAGCAGCCACCCTGGGGGCCGGTACAGATGCTACGGTGGACACAACCTCTCCTCCCTGTGGTCGGCCCCCAGTGACCCCCTGGACATCCTGGTGGCAG GATGGTTCCCTGCCATACCCTCCCTCTTGGTGCAGCCGGGCTCCTCGGTGGCTGCAGGACAGAACGTGACCCTGCTGTGTTGGTCATGGAGTCCGATGGACACTTTCCTTCTGTCCAAGGAGGGGGCGGCCCACCCCCCGCTGCGTCTTAGGTCACAGCCGGGCAGAGCTGGGCAGAACCAGGCCCAGTTCTCCATGGGTCCTGTGACCTCAGCCCACGGGGGCACCTACAGGTGCTACGGCTCACTCAGCAGGGACCCCTACCTGCTGTCACAGCCCAGTCACCCCCTGGAGCTCGTGGTCTCAG GAGGCTCCCAGGAtcagcccctcccccccatggACTCAGGCCCCCGCAGGG GCCTCCCATGGTACCTGAGCCTTCTGATCGGGGTCTCGGTGGCCTTCgtcctgctgctgctcctcctcttcctcctcatccgACACCGACACCGGGGTCAGGACAGACGCAGGAAGTCAG GGGCTGCAGACCGGGAGCCTGAGGACAGAGGCCTGCAGAACAG CTCCAGCCCAGCCGCCGACGCCCAGGACCAGAACCTCT GCTGCTGCATCTGCAGATGCCCAGGACGTGACCTATGCCCAGCTGAGCTACAGGACCCTCAGTCAGGGGACAACggcaccccctccctcccagtcTGGGGAgcccccagcagagcccagcGTGTATGCTGCTCTCGCCATCCGCTAGCCCACGAAGGACCCAGACCCCACATTCCAGGGACTGGATTGCAGGGACCCCAGAAGGCATGGGAACTGCTTGCAGTGGACACCACCTAA
- the LOC125133370 gene encoding leukocyte immunoglobulin-like receptor subfamily A member 6 isoform X2 encodes MTGRTSLQGATPWALSVLRAPDSPPAAQPGPQGGDAMTPTLPALLCLGLSVGLGTQVQAGTLPKPTLWAEPGPLVPWYSPVIIWCQGTLEAKEFHLDKEGRQTPWYRLSPLEARDKAKFSIPFTTEAYAGRYRCYYISPTGRSEPSDALELVVTGAYEKPALSALPSPVVASGGNVTLQCGSGHGYERFILTKEGEHKSSWTLDTQRYPNRQTRALFPMGPVTPSHRGTFRCYGSFRDKPQVWSHPSDPLELLVSGDSGKPSLLTPQGPVVASGQSLTLQCCSAISYDRFVLAKEGARDLPQRPAWQPQAGLSQAHFPLGQVSSHPGGRYRCYGGHNLSSLWSAPSDPLDILVAGWFPAIPSLLVQPGSSVAAGQNVTLLCWSWSPMDTFLLSKEGAAHPPLRLRSQPGRAGQNQAQFSMGPVTSAHGGTYRCYGSLSRDPYLLSQPSHPLELVVSGGSQDQPLPPMDSGPRRGLPWYLSLLIGVSVAFVLLLLLLFLLIRHRHRGQDRRRKSGAADREPEDRGLQNSSSPAADAQDQNLYAAMKDTQSEEGAELDHLVRPLLLARPPKTFSWPNFTWCSRLSALTPAPTAPTPASPLGPRVVPLWLPLLSPCGPTFRVPSPYSSSSV; translated from the exons ATGACAGGGAGGACCAGCCTCCAAGGGGCCACACCCTGGGCCCTGTCTGTCCTGAGGGCGCCTGACTCTCCTCCAGCTGCACAGCCTGGACCACAGGGAGGAGACGCCATGACCCCCAcgctcccagccctgctctgcctcG GGCTGAGTGTGGGCCTGGGGACCCAGGTGCAGGCAG GGACCCTCCCCAAACCCACCCTCTGGGCTGAGCCAGGCCCTCTGGTCCCCTGGTATAGCCCTGTGATCATCTGGTGTCAGGGGACCCTGGAGGCCAAGGAGTTCCATCTGGATAAAGAGGGAAGGCAAACTCCCTGGTACCGACTGAGCCCACTGGAGGCTAGGGACAAGGCCAAGTTCTCCATCCCATTCACAACTGAGGCCTATGCAGGGAGATACCGCTGTTACTATATCAGCCCCACTGGCAGGTCAGAGCCCAGTGATGCGCTAGAGCTGGTGGTGACAG GAGCCTATGAGAAACCCGCCctctcagccctgcccagccctgtggTGGCCTCAGGAGGGAATGTGACCCTCCAGTGTGGCTCAGGGCACGGATATGAGAGGTTCATTCTGACTAAGGAAGGAGAACACAAGTCCTCCTGGACTCTGGACACACAGAGATACCCTAATAGGCAGACCCGGGCCCTGTTTCCTATGGGCCCCGTGACCCCCAGCCACAGGGGGACATTCAGATGCTATGGCTCTTTCAGAGACAAACCCCAGGTGTGGTCACACCCCAGTGACCCCCTGGAGCTCCTGGTCTCAG GGGACTCTGGGAAGCCCTCCCTCCTGACCCCGCAGGGCCCTGTTGTGGCCTCTGGACAGAGCCTGACCCTCCAGTGTTGCTCTGCCATCAGCTACGACAGGTTCGTTCTAGCCAAGGAGGGGGCACGGGACCTCCCCCAGCGCCCTGCCTGGCAGCCCCAGGCTGGGCTCTCTCAGGCCCACTTCCCCCTGGGCCAGGTGAGCAGCCACCCTGGGGGCCGGTACAGATGCTACGGTGGACACAACCTCTCCTCCCTGTGGTCGGCCCCCAGTGACCCCCTGGACATCCTGGTGGCAG GATGGTTCCCTGCCATACCCTCCCTCTTGGTGCAGCCGGGCTCCTCGGTGGCTGCAGGACAGAACGTGACCCTGCTGTGTTGGTCATGGAGTCCGATGGACACTTTCCTTCTGTCCAAGGAGGGGGCGGCCCACCCCCCGCTGCGTCTTAGGTCACAGCCGGGCAGAGCTGGGCAGAACCAGGCCCAGTTCTCCATGGGTCCTGTGACCTCAGCCCACGGGGGCACCTACAGGTGCTACGGCTCACTCAGCAGGGACCCCTACCTGCTGTCACAGCCCAGTCACCCCCTGGAGCTCGTGGTCTCAG GAGGCTCCCAGGAtcagcccctcccccccatggACTCAGGCCCCCGCAGGG GCCTCCCATGGTACCTGAGCCTTCTGATCGGGGTCTCGGTGGCCTTCgtcctgctgctgctcctcctcttcctcctcatccgACACCGACACCGGGGTCAGGACAGACGCAGGAAGTCAG GGGCTGCAGACCGGGAGCCTGAGGACAGAGGCCTGCAGAACAG CTCCAGCCCAGCCGCCGACGCCCAGGACCAGAACCTCT ATGCTGCCATGAAGGACACACAGTCTGAGGAGGGGGCGGAGCTGGACCATCTGGTGAGACCCCTCCTTCTGGCCAGGCCACCAAAGACCTTCTCGTGGCCCAACTTCACCTGGTGCAGCCGTCTCAGTGCCCTCACCCCAGCTCCAACAGCACCCACACCGGCCTCTCCTCTGGGTCCCCGGGTCGTCCCCCTGTGGCTCCCCCTCCTGTCTCCTTGTGGCCCCACCTTCAGGGTCCCCTCTCCCTACTCCTCATCCTCTGTCTGA